CTTTGATGAGGGCTGGGTCAGTGCAAACAGGGTGTGAGTGTGAGCTTTTCACCCCAGCCAGGTGTGGACATGAGCTGTGGGCTCCTGGGAGAGGTACTCAGGGTGCAGAGATGGACCTTTCAGCTGAGGTTCTGCACCTTCAATCCACAGACCCCAAGAGCAGAATTCCAAATTCTTCCAGCCTTTAAACACCATTCCTGCCCCAGCCGCAGGCAGGAAGCACCCTCCACCGCGAGCACCACGTCCCCAGGATCGACGTTCAGTGCTGGGACCTGTCTTACCACAGGGGCCACAGCCCCGTGTCTGTGGGTCACTCTGGAGCTGAGTGTCCTCCCTGCCCCGAGCCCAGCGGAGCCAGAGACGGGGGCAGGATGGAAGAAAAGCGCATCCAGAGCCTCGACGTGAGCCCCCGAGAGCTTCTCCTGGGACACAGCAGCGTGCGAGGAAGGATGCTCATCAGCTCAAACCAGTGCGGGCGGACTGAGCGCCAACCCCCATCCCGGGAGTAACGTGCACTGTGCTGCAGGGGGGCTGCGAGGAGGAGCCTGTGCCCCCGGCGTCTCTCGGGAGCTGACCGTCTGGGCGCCCCGTGAGACGGTCCCCTCTCAAGAGAGCCACTGCGAAGCTCTGCACGGAAGAGTCAAGTGCCCCAAACCTGGAAATTGTGAGGTGGAGGAAGCTGATCATCTGGAGCGGAAGGCGGTCACTGGAGATCAGGGACCGGGGATGACCTCGGGGAGGACCCGTCTGAAGCTGGAGCTCTGGggtagggggcggggggggggggggggggcgccgtGGAGGCCGTGAGCACGTTGCTTTGGGCCTGTGCCGCGGAGACAGACGTCACGCTGGCCCTGGTGCTCCCCGCACGTTGGCAGGGAAATGCGTGTTTTATTTTACAGAACTCAAAATCGCCCAAGTGGAAAAGCTCTGTGCCTTGTTTTAAACTCAAGAAAGCGCCGGAAAGGTTTGTTTTGACGGAATGGAAACAACACTCCCATGGATAAGCACTTTCTGACACacacaaagcaaatgaaaagcttGTGCCCACTTTCCTGACTTTCTCCCCCAGCAGTGTCCCCAGTCACACACGTCACAGGAATGTGTACCCCCTGCACCAGGTTCAGACTCTCCTACAAAAGCGCACCCCACCCAGTCTCTCACCCCACTCCCCGACCCCAGAGGCGGCTGGGCCAATAACTTGCAGTGCGTGTGGCCTCCCCATGTTTTCTGACTTTCTCAGGAAAACCTTGGCATTTTTGTAAACATTAGTGCCAAGCttttagaaattttgttttttggggggggagtatTTTGCTCTTTACAACAACTTGCCACCCCAATTTGGAAACCTTGTCTAAATTGTGGATTTTTTACTCAGCCAATGATTCTTTCGGTTGTGACTGCATTTGCTGTGAAAATACTCTTTTCCTGGAAGAAACCGCACACCCTTCAGAGGCCAAGGACGCAGTGGCGTTTATTAGGATACATCAGAGGTAGGTTCACCGTAAAGCTAATGAGTGCAAGCTTCTGGGCTCCTCACTTACCATCCAAGACCTTGTACCtaattttgcatctattgttttgtattcttttcttaaagaacccacccacccccaaaattGTATAAGCTTTGGGCCCCCAACCCTGGACCCCCTACCCCCAGATGCAGTCTTAAAGCCCGTGACCTCTTAGACCTCATTCTCCTCTAAGGGCGAGGGGCCCCCAGTCCGGTTGATGTTCTGTGCTTCGGAGGAACTTTTTcccggaggggaggaggaggaggaggctgaggcttTGCGCTTCCAAATGCTGCAGAGCCACTTCCTGTAACGCGTCGACGCGAAGAAGTAAATGACGGGGTCGATGCTGCAGTTCAAGTTCATGAGGCACACCGTGAGCTGAAGGCACAGTTTGAAAGCCCTCTGCTCGGGGCAGGTTGGCTGGTGGAGCACCTTTCTCACCATGAACTGGATGACGTTGAAGTGGTAGGGGACGAAGCACACAAGCACAGCCACCAGCACCACCAGAGTGAGCAGGCAGGCCTTGTGGTGGTGCCCCTTCCTGCTTGTCAGAGGGTTGTCCCGGGCCGTCCTGCACAGCTTCACGGTGATGTTCACGTAGCAGAAGAGAATGATGCCCAGCGGCCCGCAGAAGCTCAGAGCGGAGGTCACTAGGACCACGACGGGCAGCGTGAGCACTGGCTGGACGCTGTCGAACTCCATGCAGGTCAGCCTGCCGGCCACGAGCTTGGTCATGGGGAGCAAGAGCAGGGGCGCCGTCTGCAGAGACGCCAGGACCCACACAGCCACGCAGATGAGCCTGGCCCGCCCGGGGTTGCGGAGCCGGGGACACTGGTGGGTGCGGACCACAGCCACGTAACGGTCCACGCTCACGCACGCCATCAGGTAGATCCCTGAGTAGGTGTTCACGTAGAATATGAAGGCCGTCAGCCTGCAGAACCCTTCACCGAAAGGCCAGCTGAagtccagcacatagtaggcgATCTTTCCGGGCAGGGCCAGGGTGAACAGGAGGTCGGACACTGCCAGGTGGACCAGGTAGACATTTGTTGAGTTGATCTTCTTGCCCTTTTGATAAGCAAGGCGAAGGGCAAGGATGTTTCCCAGGGTGCCGAAGACCAAGAGGGCCGTGTAGAACAAAGAGAGCATCACGCTGGCCACCCGGGGTGGGTGGTGAGGAAGGCAGGAGTTGGCGTGGTGGACGAGGCTGTTTGGTTCAGCCGTGCAGGAAGCCATGTCATAGAGGTCCTTGGggagacagaaaattaaaatgtaatattgtATCTGTGGGCTTAACGCCTCTATCGAGTAATACTTAATAATTTGCTGAAGCCACATGCCTGTGAAaagcatatatctttttttttaatttaattggattatagctgatttacaatgttgtgttagtttcaggtgtgcagcaaaatgattcagttatacatatattcattctttttttagattcttttctcatataggttatcacagattgagttccctgtgctttacagtaggtcctgttggttatcttatacatagtagtgtgtatatgttcatcccaagctcctgatttatcccttcccccaatgtttcccctttggtaaccatcagtttgttttcaatatctgtacgtctgtttctgttttgtaaatgggtaaagaagatgtggtacatataagcCTACCTCTTTTTGAGTAAATTTATGTGGAAGTGTGACATACTGTTCCACTCActgttgctatgtaacaaattacccccagaatttagcaacttaaaacacTGTATGATTTTCACAGTCAGGTTTTGAACAGGACACAGCGGGGTTGGCTTTTCTCTGCTCCCCACTGTCGGGAGCCTCAGCTGGGAAGAATCAACAGCTGAGGGTTACTCAGTGGCGGGGCTGGGACCATCTGGAGGTGATTTTACTCAAATGAGTGGTGGTTGACGCTGACTTTTGGCTGGAGCCTCAACTGGGCTGTCAGCTACGGCACCTGCATGAGGGTTCCTCGTGAGACGggggcttcctcacaacatggtggcCTGCACGTACCTCAGTTTCTTACACAGTAGGTTGAGGCTCCAAAAGAAGGTGTCCCGGAAACTAGGTAGAATCTCCATCTATTAACCATGTGTTTTATTTGCTATATTCTAGTGCTCTGATGTCTTGGGGCCTGGCTGACCCTGGAGGAGCTGCCCTTCCCTGGGTTAAGCAGTCCCTTGAGTGTACTTTTCAAATGCAAACCAACCACTCCCACCACCTGCCCTAATcaacccagggccaggtaccagggGCAGCCCCTCTGTCCCAGAGTCCCCTGAGATGATTCAAACAATCCTAAGCCTGCTGACCCTGCCTTGCCTGTTCCCTTCCACCGAAACCACAGTAAAGGGCTCTTGCCCACATTTCTGCTCCTCTCGCTCTGTCTCCTCACCAACCCCAGCTCTCCCCCTGTGGCCCCCCGTGATGTGGCATGGCCCCTCTTCTTGGGGTCTGTAAGTAACAAGCTCTCTTTCTCAACAGCAATCATCCCCTGATCTGTCGGCCTTACTGACCCTCAGATTTTCTGTTAACACACTGTACTCAAAAACACTGCATCACCTTTTCTAAGCTGGCCTGGGAAGTGTGGTATCATCATGTCCGCCTTCTACTGTTATAAGTGAGTCACAAGCCCACCCAGAATCAAGAAGAGGAGACATAGCTCCCACCTCTCAATAGGAGGAAGGTCAAAGAATTTGCAGCCATTTACAAATCACAGCACACATGCAAAAATGTGCACAAATCATAAAAGTAGAGCTTGATGATTTTCATAAAGTGAACATGTCTGTGTGATTAGCCCCCAGATTAGGAGACACCTCACCAGCACCCCCAGAAGCTCTCCTTTGCCCCCCGCCCAGCCTCTACCTCCACTCAAGGGTAATCAGTATCCTAACTTCTAAAATCACAACTCAGTATGTCTGCTTCTGAACTTTAAGTTAATGAAATCCTACGCCATGGGTATGTGTATTCTCACACACAGAGCTTCTTTGGGTCACCATTAGTTTGTGAGATTCACCCACGCTGTGGTGTAGTTGTGGTGTGGTGTAGTTGCGGTTTGTTCCTTCTCATTGCTGTatgatagtccattgtatgtatgcaTCACCACCTATTTACATCCATCCTACTGTTGGTGAACATTTCTGTTATATCAAGTTCAGCTATGCATGTTCTTTCACGTGTCTTTGGTGACACATAAATATCTATTTTGCTGAGTACTGTACATAGCTAGGAGTGGGGCTGGTGAGTCACAGGTTCCGCACGTTTCGTTTTGGCAGGTCCTGGCCAAAGCAGCCGCTCTGCATACTCCCAGCAGTGTATGGGATTCCCATGGCACCTCATCCTCGCCAGCCCTGGGCATGGTCAGTCTTTTTCAGGTGAACCAGTCTGGTGGGTGTGCAGGGGTATCTTCTTGTGGTTTAAATTGGCATTTGCCTAATGACTACTGACAGTGAGCACATTTTCACaggtttattggccatttatatatcttctttttttttaatgtgttagaCATTATTACTATTATGATTACTGTTCTattactactaccactactactatcattatcttttattttttatttttttattatttttaaaaatttttattggagtatagttgctttacagtgttgtgttagtttctgctgtacagcaaagtgaatcagttatacatatacatatatcccctcttttttggatttccttcccatttaggtcaccacagagtgttgagtagagttccctgtgctctacagtaggttctcattagttatctatttcatacatagtggtgtgtacatgtcagtcccaatctcccaacgcatcccacccccacttccccccttgatatccataagtttgttctctacatctgtttctatttctgttttgcagataagttcatctgtaccatttttctagattccagatgtggagaaaagggagccctcctacactgttgatgggaatgtaaattggtgcagccactatggagaacggtatggaggttcctcaaaaaactaaaaatagagctaccatatgacccagcaaccccactcctgggcatgtacctggagaaaaccaaTGCTCTCAGTGCAGCAGGTGGAGCCTGAGTGACTGTCCCTGTGATGCACACGTGAGCACTGTGATTGCAGAGGGTGTGCAGTTTACCCAAGGGCCACAGTAGCTCACGGGACCAGAGATACAGGTGGAGGTGCTGAACTTCTGCAGTCACGTGCTGGCTTGAAGGGCACCAGCTCCATGAGCCCCAAAACCTCACTTGAGTCAGGACACAGCTGTTCCCTCCTTTACCAATTTGGGGCTAGCTAGTAGGGATCCTGCTGTAGATTGTGCCTCATTGCAACCTATGCATAGAGAGCTCTGTCTAGTCTCTGCAGATGGAGAAGAGGCCTCCATTCAAATGGAAAGTAAGAAAAGTCCATCTGAACAGTAGAGAGAGGAACATTGAAAAGTCCTTTGAACCTCAGGATGATGGATAGATGGAGACGATATAGTGAGgatgattagatagatagatggttaGATAGGTGGGTAGGTAAATAGAtggtagatagataatagattagatagatatagagatgGTGACTAGACAGTCAGATagagatagatgaatagatagctAGATAGAGATAGGTAGGTAGTTACGCTCTCCCAGGGGTCCTGCCAGCTCCGAATCCAGAGGGAAGGCTCTTCTGATTCATCCCTTCACTGAACAATCCGGTCCTCAGGTCGCACTGAGGTGGGAGCTGCGGGGATGGGCTCTGTGCCCCCAGCAGGGCGAGGAGGGTGTCTCAAGGGGCCAGTTTAGCTCAGGAGGGTCTCAGCCACGGGTCGACTCGGCCGCTGGAATCACTAGCAATCAGTCACAGAGCAGTGGTTTGACGCCTGTTGGAACTTTCTGTGTCCCTTTTCCTGTCTGTTCAGGACTCACTGGGCACAGGGGTGGGACTGGCTCCTAAGGAAACCCCACCCTGAGCAAGCGTCCCCCGCTTCCTGACTTTCCTGGGCCTCTCCCCCAGGGCAAACCACACGCCGGCCCGCAGCCCAGGGCGCCGGGTACACCGCACAGCCCCGAGGCCTCACCAAGCGCCACTTCCTCCCCGAAACCTCTGGTCTCTGCGGCAGCCCCTGCACCTGGTGCTCAAGCATCTGAGAGCAACTCAGGTACCTGGTCCCCCTGACTCACCCCTCAGTGCCCTAGCAACCCCCGTAACCCCGTGCCCCTCGGGCCTCTCCTAATCTTCCTGTTTTGGTATTTGGCACAAAACAAGCTGTCTGGTTGGTGGGTGATGCTGGGAGCCCCGTGGTCCCTCTTCCCAGGGCACCCATGGAGAAGTCACATCCACATCCCGAAGAGGGGCAGGCAGGTGCTGTCACAGCTGTGAGTCCGGGGAGATCAGACCCAAATGAGGAGCCGTCGAGAGAGGGGCCCTGACGCCTCAGACCTGCCAGTCTGTCCTTCCTGCTGGTCCAGCCCATCCCCCTGCTCATCGATGCGGGTGCAGACCTCCGCGTGAACGTCCCTTCCCCAGCAGGAGCACCGACTGCCCAGTGCCTGCCTGCTCGGTTGGTCTGTGCACCGTGGGCTCTGGCCCACACCTGCTGAAGGTATGCTCCTCGGCCCCTTTCTGCCCCGTCATCCCCGCCCCCGGGGTTCTCCCCCCACAAGCGCAAAGTATCCCATTTCTCCTACTCCATCCCATCTGCTCTTAGGAAATGACCCACTGTTGGTTTGTAGGGGAGCAGAATctgccaccccaaaatacacctGTTTGGCCTAAGGATTCTTTTaagctggttatttttaagaaagcacAGGCACAGaagaagctctgaaaaccaagtagaagttaccctttgTAAAAGACACTTATATTTGTAAGAGTGT
The nucleotide sequence above comes from Balaenoptera ricei isolate mBalRic1 chromosome 18, mBalRic1.hap2, whole genome shotgun sequence. Encoded proteins:
- the LOC132352229 gene encoding G-protein coupled receptor 183-like, which translates into the protein MASCTAEPNSLVHHANSCLPHHPPRVASVMLSLFYTALLVFGTLGNILALRLAYQKGKKINSTNVYLVHLAVSDLLFTLALPGKIAYYVLDFSWPFGEGFCRLTAFIFYVNTYSGIYLMACVSVDRYVAVVRTHQCPRLRNPGRARLICVAVWVLASLQTRAFKLCLQLTVCLMNLNCSIDPVIYFFASTRYRKWLCSIWKRKASASSSSSPPGKSSSEAQNINRTGGPSPLEENEV